The sequence GGCAAAAGGGGTATTTGCGCCCAAGAATAAATCTtaacaactaaaaatatttcaaacattttaaaattacagaaactttctttttctatgggcacattttttatttgttttcagaAAAGCTGTCgattatattattgaataaaactTCTAAATGTACTttctaataattgataaataagtatttaaagttttttaaacaaaaaaaatactCTTACTTAATCAAATagaccatttaaaaaaataatactaatcaTTAAATGTTTAGTGCATCGCTATTTACGATATGATCTTTGTttttaatcgaaaatattttttgatatcACTCGTTTATGACGCAgtagtattgaaaaaatatgcaCCTTAGATATGTAAAATGTCGTAAACTATATGTGTTACGTAcatcagtattttaaattaaaaaaggtcATTCTATTTTTCAGAGGTATGCTTACACCGACAGAATATCGATTAAGGCAGAAAGAACTATTCCAGGGCTCATAACAAACCACAGAATTATAGGATGATCACTTCATCTACTCGTACAAGTTCCTCATGGTGCTCGTGTAATAAACCGATactacatttattcaaatacttcGTATAGTATGAATGCGTTTACCTTACCAGTAACGCCGAAGTATGTTCCAAAACGAAAATGGTACTCAATAACAAATGTGAATAGCGATCTGAGCTCGTAGAGAAAAATATAGCCCAGTATTGTATTCTCAGATTCTAGATGCGAGTTGTATAGGACACGTGAAAAGACTTTACATCCTTAACGAACAAAATATCCGAATTAGATCTACCGAGTTTTAGAACGTACATATACCTACATACTGACTGCCTATTTTTTAGACCATTTACTGACACAAAATCTACTACagtaccataaaaattaatctaGTCTTACGAAGAAACAATACGATACGAACTTGATAGATGTTGCTGTTAATTATTGcacagtttgaaatatttaagagTCGAACGGCACCCTGAATATTTTAGATAAAGATGGAACCGATTGCTATAGAATTATcatgtatttgaaattttatatgacGTTTATGAATTGTTCCTTTGTATGGCAATGTATGGTTTAATAAAACACTTAAACTGTTGTTaataacgtttaatattttagtatcatacttataattaatatttttaatgtgtaataatacaatatttatttatattaagggTTTTTTATGTATTCCGttattttcgtttgtttcttttgttttcatattaaatacaaatcttttatttaatattttaaactcatattcttcaaaagaaaaatacaaagtaCTACGGGGCATCGAACGTTAAGGTACACTACTGTACGTTCTGCTAAGTGATTGTCAATTTGACAGATATTGGTTAGTGTTTTGCAAAGTACACGAAATCACGTGATGGTGGTTTGGTTTAAACCTATGGTAGGATGACCTGCACTCATAATATTCCTTTGGTGTCATGACATACACGACTAATGATGTCTTTACCAAGGAAGCATGGGAACAAGGTTAACATCGATTATAAAGCACGGCTCGAACATAAATTATATCTGGTATGTTTCTTAATGAATGGAGGTTAATCACTCAGCTCATCTGTATTATAAGTAACCTTGAATTTTTTGCCATTCGTGCTCTTATCTGAGCAGAATAACagcattttactattttattactatatttcaaaCTATTTGAGGAACTGTCAAACGTTTACTGTTGATTTAACTTTTTGAATTCACTGATaacaagatttttaattaaagtaaaactATTATctagaaataataagaaaattatgtatCAATGATACGGCTATTCTGcacataattaacattaatattaaaatgtgtgattgtcattttttttattacaataggCAAGAGAAAATCCAGAACCAATATTTGATGTATCAGAATGCGCTTTAAAGAATGTCCCCTCTGGCATTTATTCATTATGTAAAGTATTCAGAAAAAAAGTGCTATGGATGCATAATAATAAATTGACTTCACTTTCGGGTGGAGGTGCCTTAAGTGATTTGTCTTTACTTGTTGTCTTAGATATACATGGAAATGAAATTACCAACTTACCGCCAGATATAATGTGTCTTTCTTCACTCAaggtatatataattaaaatatgtacgtatatgtaatatataaataataaattataatgtactATTGCACATGCTCTAGGAACTTTATCTGCAAGACAACAATATAAGAAAACTGCCAAATGAAATAGTACATTTAAGTAAATTGACAAcattaaatattgcaaaaaataatttgaaacaatTGCCGGAGGCAATCGGTAAACTGAAACTtctaactatattaaacataagCCAAAATAAATCTCTTCAAAAACTTCCTAAATCATTGGGTTATGCACAACAGTTGACGGAATTCAACATTGATGGATTAAACCTGTCTTATCCACCTaaagatattttaaatggaGGCACAATAGTAATTATAGCATTTTTAGCAAACGAGAGTGGTACAGAATATTCACCAGAAGAGTCTGTTTCAGAAGCAGAATTATCCAGAGATATAAGTTCTGAGGATATGCACACAATGtatcataataaaaataatgatgtaCAGGTACTACCCCACTTTACAGGACTGTAAATTTTGATGTTGTATTTGCACAGTGTGtcttaaatgtttttatttacacttttaGGCAGCATTACAGAAGCTAGAACAAATGAAGGCATGTGGATgctttttttattctattatgcTTTCAAATTATCTCCCTgcacatttaatattatttattgtgagattcaattttaatttattgcgtgttaaaaaattaaacagttTATTGTACacattcatattattttaatacatttaaacaACGCTTAATTTTGCttcaattgttttaaaatacatATGCCTATAACAATAATGCAttagaagaaaatgaattaattgtattaagCAGTTACATAACATAATGATGAGTTTATCATTGCAGGAACATCGACAAAGCGCATTACTAGCAGTGGAGAAAACTATTAGACAACAACAAGAATATGAAATTGGAGTTCAATCTGTGCTAAAAGAACACAAGAAAAAGGTACATAAGATTCAACATattgttgtaaataaaattaaatttattgtttcttatcatataatatttctatttttagctTCTGAAGGATCTTGCTTTACAGCAAACACAATTAGAACAAGAATTAGAAAAAGTTCAGCAAGAAAGGGATTCTAACAGAGCACGTTTACTTTCCTACATTTATAatggtatatttaaaatataataaaagtgcTTCTTTAATAcagcttcattttttaatttttctttcagcTGAAAAAGAAGCAGataatgttattaaagaatttttaaataatagcgAAGCAGAAAGACAAACTCAAGCTGAATTACTTGAACGagaaaaacaagaagaaatgCAAATACTGTCCTCTTGTCAttctgaacaatttttatttcgtacCAAAGATACACTTTGTATGTATGAAATACTTCTAATGCTGAATACAACTTATTTATGCAACTAaatatttacgtatattttcATAGTATCAATGGAAAAATTACTGGAAGAAGAACTTCACAGAACCAGAAAGTTGGAAGAACATAGTAAATATAGAGATTATGCTGCACAATCGTTGCTCACATTGTTCGTAAATCATTGATAATAATACTTccaaatttcatgaaattaaagatttaacttgttacattaaaaatattataaaattttcagagAAGTAAGAAATAATGATCATTTAGCACAGATAGTACAAAATCAAGAGAAAAACAGACAAAATTTAGTTGATACATTAAGACAAGATGAAGTCTTACAAAAAGCTGCTGTTGCAGCATTATTGGAACGTAGTGATACACGTTGTTGGAGTATTGTGCAACAAGTTAACTTGGTGCAATCACAATTAGCTGCTCTAACAAACATTGAATTAGAGAAAAGGAGACTAGAAATCAATCAACAACTTGTatgtattatcaataattattaaattcatattttataatatttactataaatcTTTCGTAATTTTATGCAATAGAACGAAATAGCAGAAAAAAGAGTGGCCTTGAGCTCTATTCTAGTAAGTTTGTTAGAACAACAGAAAACCAGAAGAGATCAGCTCTTAGAAACAATCAATAATATAGAACAGCAACGCTGTATTAGCGTAAGTATAACTTTTCACTCTGCTTCTATTATGTtaacaatcaatataaaactatacttttatttttaaagaattctaGAAGAAAAAGTCAGTTTTGGTTGATGCAATATCAATCTCTAATGGAAGCACGCCCTCAAGGTTTATTAGAGATGTTAGAACCTACACTAGTACGACATGTTGCAatagctggagcattacactGTTTACCATTTTTAGCTTCCTTACCATCGTTACTTCCAGATCTTAGCGATGAACAATTAAAAAGTGTACGCCGAACAAACTTTTTTATAAAGTATGCAGTTAATAATTGTCATAATTTAAATCATacattttttgtatattatagatTGGAATACATTGCGAAAATGATCGTGCTGCTATAAGACTTGCAGTTGAAAATTACATGGAAGAAGTCAAATTTCATGAATTCAAAACACCTGTAACACCTTCTGCACCACCTGACGAAGCGTGCACGAGTTCCAATTACCAAGAACATAACGCCATTCAGAGTATTAATACAGCTGAATGTGTAATTTGCCTTGATTTACAAGTAAGCACAATTTTCATATCAGTTAGATATTCgtataataaaatcaagtattattgaattttatatatgacCCTGTACTTCTTATAGTGTGAAGTAATTTTTCTACCATGTGGACATCTCTGTTGCTGTTCAGGTTGTGCAAATATGGTTTCATCAGGTTGTCCAATGTGTAGAAGTGTTATAGAATGCAAAGTTCATGTTGTAAAGCCTTGAAACGTGAATAATGCTTTTTGTATATAACTTTACTTAGTTTacttattcttaatattttgttatcgaTAATATACGTTTACTGTTTAAGAATTTGTACGAAGATAACTAAGTATGATAGTATATTCACATATGTTAGCTATTCCCATTTACAAAACAAACATTCcttcaaaaatatgaatttacacTTATCTGATGCAACTGCTTTTTAATTATACAGTGTGGGACATAAATGAATACTATAACATTTGAGCTGGTTCTGATAATGTAACAAAAAACGTTTTAAATGAaagatttatttgtataaaatattcttcgttgGATACCAataaactttcatttgaaagaatttttttgttaaattatcaataaccaattaaaaaatgatgatTCATTCACAATTCAAGTTGCATActttttttcatgttttatttttacgttctcttcgaaatttttatttaaataatttttttaaagacaGTATTATCATATTAGGTATATTGATTTAAAAACCTTAGCTTTTTGGGTATATCTGTGccataataatattactttatattagtGATATATTATCAtcgtatttaaaaatgattttaattgtttgttttatatataaaatataccaAATATTTTAAAGGAACCTGATAGATCAAATTGCATTTATTAACACTTAActacaaatatcaatttttatataaaacagtcacTGACATATCCACATATGTAATAGCCTTACAAATATCATAAGAAACATTTTAATCGGTTAAAAGTGGTTGAGAGTTAATAATGCAAAAGGCAAGTTAGCAAACAAGCTTTTATAAGTGATAgaagtgaatttttataaagaactTTCTTATATAAATGCAGTATCTTAAAAATGTCCACTAATAAAGTATCGACATTTTATTGACTTATGTGTATTGTTcatgaaaaaattgttaaaataaaacaaaatacgtataaaatgttttaaataatgtttatcagtctaggttttttacaaaaataagcaTCAAagaaagtttattaaataaatgaacattgtttataatggtaagaatatttttgtactaatatattttatcttttatttagtagtaataaataagatatGACAAACATTTTAgacttatgtattatttatgtaaaataggtGAATTAGtgtagaatttttgttttcacttttatacataataatatttaatacatatcaAAAAACCATAACTTCCCTGCCTCCGTCTTCTTCTTCTATCACATCATCTTCATCTTTTTTCTGTTGCTTTTTCTTTGATGTTgcatctttcttttccttttgagCTTTACGGAAATTTTCTAACGATTCTTGCAATGGATCAATAAACTGATCAAATTCAATATCGTTCATTGCCTGAATTACATCTTGGCCACTTATTGTTTTTCGATTTCCTTTTTTCGCAATTATATTTGCGGAggatgttaaatataatataaaaattgaagatgCTTTTGCTACAGCTGTTCTAGCATCTTTAGCAATTGTAACTCCTTCTGGTAAAGCTTCCTTTATAATTCTTGTTACAACAGCATTTGGTAAATTGAGATCTTCAAGTCGTTCTGCCATTGGATTTCTTAACtatttttttctatagaaacgtaaaatcattgataatataatttctaaaacAAACGAAGTTGTTTGTATATGGTTTCATGTTATAAGGTTATGCTTCAGCGTGTATAAAGAACGTAGAAGATTACAAAaacgtaaaattattaaatgaattaccTTGTTATAAAACTGTTGTGTAAACAAACTTGTCAATAtgataaagtaaattaaatgtgtattaaaatgaaaagttaatgACTTTTGATAAAATCTTCCTTATTTCCCGCCAACACATCCAATTGCGAATACATACGAAACAAATTGTaaacaatgtataataataataccaatataaatatattactaaaatatCGTACAAATCCAAAAATTGGTCACTAGTACTTGTGTCATTAAACGTCAATAAGAAATATCAACAAATACGTGTTTGATTTAAAGCCAAAAATATCACTCATAAATTGTATTGTCACTATACTTCAATATTGCATTCCTAGTTATGTATGTAGGTACCTAGTTACTTTACTAATGGTATATTACTGCGCTCATCATATAATCTAGAAACTAAATCTCTTCAAGCTCATTATATATACTTCACctaatatacattaattttaaaattgttttttagaaataaaataaaatatagcttTCTATTAAAACGGGACTTTCTATTAAAATAGGACTTAAAAAGTAtcgtttaatgtttaatattataaaggttcataaattaaacaaattttctcgCATTTAAGTTCAATTGCACCTCAATCTGTATACGTTTTTCTGACTTTAATTTGTGTTTTAaatgaacaataatttaatgatttgcaaagatttgaatattcataaatatatttactactACTGCTGAATAcacagttaataataaatatagtgaTATGATTATGAAGTTGACAGTCATACAATATTGATAAGATAACAAAACCTTTGCAATGTTCCATTGCATATTTTataggaatatttaaaataattaaaacatactCTAGTGAACACAATGCTTACGTATTTATTCACACCATATTGTGTTCCGAAAAACACCAGAAGAAATGGAATTTCCATTTATAAGATGAGATGTTCTTCATAATAGTATATTCagaatatcattattttttacattactATTGTTATCAATGTAAAAAGAGagggattttttttaattaaaaattggatATTCAAACGAGTTTATACCTGGTAGCATAGATTTGTATCATAGATGGGAATGCCGTTTTTCATAACGTTTCTTGCAAGGTAAGAGTGGGGTGAACAAGTATTGTATTCAGCAGTATACATTGACAAATCTTGTCTAAGATAGTCTGAAAAATCTGTCGTCAGTTGTCAAGTGACATTCCAAATCAATTTGCCCCCCGATCTGACAGCTTCGCTATCACATTTATCGAATTCAAAGGCACTTAACGAAAACACCATTCGGAAAAGAATGTCAAAAATCGAAGAAGGAAATGCTCATATACGGCAAGCTGAGAAAAGGTACTGTCACTGCAAAATGACACTTCGTAAAACATTATGTCAACAATTACTTCGATGttcgtacaatttttatatgaaatcgataatatgtatttttagtGAAGTAAGAATCACTTAATTTCTAAAGATTCGTTTGACATAAGGTAAATGTATGTTGCAGCTTAAAAACATCTCTGTTAAAATGGAGACGTGACTTCGAAGTTGCGGCCGATGAATATACGAGTGCAGGTAAAATGTACAATacatatgtattaaatatattaattatatttaacatttgttctttattttttattttagcaaCTTGCTTCAGGATAGCAAAGTCCTATGAACAATGCAAAGAATGTTTGATGAAATCTGCTGATTGTTATAAAGAAAATAGATCGTATcctttttatacttatttttttgtattaaaatatttaaaactattattatttcttttgcaCATATATTAGAGTTATTTATTCCTTAACTTCAATTGTATAAAAGATGGTTCCATGCTGCAAAGTAAGTTCTTTAAAATTtgagttatattatattttacagataatatcaaattaaaaattttaggaATATCGAACAAGCTATGTTAATATGCAAAGAAATGGGAGACATTTCAGAAGTACCAAAATTGGCACACAGTGCATGTTGCTTATATCAAGTGCATGGGTCACCTGATTCTGGTGCAAGTGTACTGGATAAAGCAGGAAAGATAGTGGAGGCTACTCAACCACAACAAGCATTAGAACTGTTTAAGAGAGCTGCTAATATAGCAATGGTAAGaaattactttatataaatagtgaaaatacaattgtaagttgtgcaatttttttttaaatgaaggCTGAGGATAGTCCACGCCAAGCAGCAGAGTACATGAGCAAAGTGGCAAGATTATTAGTAAAATTGCAAATGTACGATGAGGCTGCAGATGCAATCCGCAGTGAAATTGGAATGCATCAACAAATAGATCATGCACCATCTGTGGGAAGATTAACAGTAGCATTGGTATTAGTTCAGTTAGCTCGAGGTGATCAAGTAGCAGCTGAAAAGGCTTTTAAGGAGTGGGGAAATTATTGTGAAGCTCCAGAGGTACTGAGTACatgtttcaaaaattataaatttattaactaaCCTTAAATGTATTTATGCTTAGGTTCACACACTAGAAACGCTATTAGAGGCCTATGACAATGAGGATGCAGATGCTGCAAAAGCAGCTTTAAGCAGCCCTTTTATAAAGCATATGGATGTTGAATATGCAAAGCTTGCTAGAGGTTTACCTCTACCACAACAACAATATGCTATACCTCCACCAGGAGTTAGGGCAAATGCAGCTGAGTCATATTCATCTCCTAATGCGACAAAGTTATTGGATGAAACTGCTAATGACGGCCAAGTACGTTATTCGTGCATTCTTAATGTTCTATGTAAAAAGTATTATGATATAACTTGGACaataagattattataatttataatttaaataactgtTTAGAGCACAAGTAATAATGTACCAGAAAATACCACTCAGAAACCATCAGAAGATACTGTTCAGAAAGACTTAGAACAACTAGCGCTCTCAAAAGATGCAAAAGAAGAAGATGACGAAGATGAAGAGGGTATTTGTTAAAatcaatgtaatttatatttaaaaacaaacaaactttattttatGGAAGGTACTATATCATGTTATCCCAGAGACATATTTAATGCCTATGAAAACATTCTTTGCAGGCAagcttattatatatatatgtatatatatataataattgttaatctaaaatttgttatataattcaTTGCACACTTATTGGCTTGGTAAAAAGATTAACAAAATCTCAAAGAAAATTTCAC comes from Nomia melanderi isolate GNS246 chromosome 7, iyNomMela1, whole genome shotgun sequence and encodes:
- the LOC116424342 gene encoding E3 ubiquitin-protein ligase LRSAM1 isoform X1 produces the protein MMSLPRKHGNKVNIDYKARLEHKLYLARENPEPIFDVSECALKNVPSGIYSLCKVFRKKVLWMHNNKLTSLSGGGALSDLSLLVVLDIHGNEITNLPPDIMCLSSLKELYLQDNNIRKLPNEIVHLSKLTTLNIAKNNLKQLPEAIGKLKLLTILNISQNKSLQKLPKSLGYAQQLTEFNIDGLNLSYPPKDILNGGTIVIIAFLANESGTEYSPEESVSEAELSRDISSEDMHTMYHNKNNDVQAALQKLEQMKEHRQSALLAVEKTIRQQQEYEIGVQSVLKEHKKKLLKDLALQQTQLEQELEKVQQERDSNRARLLSYIYNAEKEADNVIKEFLNNSEAERQTQAELLEREKQEEMQILSSCHSEQFLFRTKDTLLSMEKLLEEELHRTRKLEEHSKYRDYAAQSLLTLEVRNNDHLAQIVQNQEKNRQNLVDTLRQDEVLQKAAVAALLERSDTRCWSIVQQVNLVQSQLAALTNIELEKRRLEINQQLNEIAEKRVALSSILVSLLEQQKTRRDQLLETINNIEQQRCISNSRRKSQFWLMQYQSLMEARPQGLLEMLEPTLVRHVAIAGALHCLPFLASLPSLLPDLSDEQLKSIGIHCENDRAAIRLAVENYMEEVKFHEFKTPVTPSAPPDEACTSSNYQEHNAIQSINTAECVICLDLQCEVIFLPCGHLCCCSGCANMVSSGCPMCRSVIECKVHVVKP
- the LOC116424342 gene encoding E3 ubiquitin-protein ligase LRSAM1 isoform X3; translated protein: MMSLPRKHGNKVNIDYKARLEHKLYLARENPEPIFDVSECALKNVPSGIYSLYIHGNEITNLPPDIMCLSSLKELYLQDNNIRKLPNEIVHLSKLTTLNIAKNNLKQLPEAIGKLKLLTILNISQNKSLQKLPKSLGYAQQLTEFNIDGLNLSYPPKDILNGGTIVIIAFLANESGTEYSPEESVSEAELSRDISSEDMHTMYHNKNNDVQAALQKLEQMKEHRQSALLAVEKTIRQQQEYEIGVQSVLKEHKKKLLKDLALQQTQLEQELEKVQQERDSNRARLLSYIYNAEKEADNVIKEFLNNSEAERQTQAELLEREKQEEMQILSSCHSEQFLFRTKDTLLSMEKLLEEELHRTRKLEEHSKYRDYAAQSLLTLEVRNNDHLAQIVQNQEKNRQNLVDTLRQDEVLQKAAVAALLERSDTRCWSIVQQVNLVQSQLAALTNIELEKRRLEINQQLNEIAEKRVALSSILVSLLEQQKTRRDQLLETINNIEQQRCISNSRRKSQFWLMQYQSLMEARPQGLLEMLEPTLVRHVAIAGALHCLPFLASLPSLLPDLSDEQLKSIGIHCENDRAAIRLAVENYMEEVKFHEFKTPVTPSAPPDEACTSSNYQEHNAIQSINTAECVICLDLQCEVIFLPCGHLCCCSGCANMVSSGCPMCRSVIECKVHVVKP
- the LOC116424342 gene encoding E3 ubiquitin-protein ligase LRSAM1 isoform X2 → MMSLPRKHGNKVNIDYKARLEHKLYLARENPEPIFDVSECALKNVPSGIYSLCKVFRKKVLWMHNNKLTSLSGGGALSDLSLLVVLDIHGNEITNLPPDIMCLSSLKELYLQDNNIRKLPNEIVHLSKLTTLNIAKNNLKQLPEAIGKLKLLTILNISQNKSLQKLPKSLGYAQQLTEFNIDGLNLSYPPKDILNGGTIVIIAFLANESGTEYSPEESVSEAELSRDISSEDMHTMYHNKNNDVQEHRQSALLAVEKTIRQQQEYEIGVQSVLKEHKKKLLKDLALQQTQLEQELEKVQQERDSNRARLLSYIYNAEKEADNVIKEFLNNSEAERQTQAELLEREKQEEMQILSSCHSEQFLFRTKDTLLSMEKLLEEELHRTRKLEEHSKYRDYAAQSLLTLEVRNNDHLAQIVQNQEKNRQNLVDTLRQDEVLQKAAVAALLERSDTRCWSIVQQVNLVQSQLAALTNIELEKRRLEINQQLNEIAEKRVALSSILVSLLEQQKTRRDQLLETINNIEQQRCISNSRRKSQFWLMQYQSLMEARPQGLLEMLEPTLVRHVAIAGALHCLPFLASLPSLLPDLSDEQLKSIGIHCENDRAAIRLAVENYMEEVKFHEFKTPVTPSAPPDEACTSSNYQEHNAIQSINTAECVICLDLQCEVIFLPCGHLCCCSGCANMVSSGCPMCRSVIECKVHVVKP
- the LOC116424342 gene encoding E3 ubiquitin-protein ligase LRSAM1 isoform X4, encoding MCLSSLKELYLQDNNIRKLPNEIVHLSKLTTLNIAKNNLKQLPEAIGKLKLLTILNISQNKSLQKLPKSLGYAQQLTEFNIDGLNLSYPPKDILNGGTIVIIAFLANESGTEYSPEESVSEAELSRDISSEDMHTMYHNKNNDVQAALQKLEQMKEHRQSALLAVEKTIRQQQEYEIGVQSVLKEHKKKLLKDLALQQTQLEQELEKVQQERDSNRARLLSYIYNAEKEADNVIKEFLNNSEAERQTQAELLEREKQEEMQILSSCHSEQFLFRTKDTLLSMEKLLEEELHRTRKLEEHSKYRDYAAQSLLTLEVRNNDHLAQIVQNQEKNRQNLVDTLRQDEVLQKAAVAALLERSDTRCWSIVQQVNLVQSQLAALTNIELEKRRLEINQQLNEIAEKRVALSSILVSLLEQQKTRRDQLLETINNIEQQRCISNSRRKSQFWLMQYQSLMEARPQGLLEMLEPTLVRHVAIAGALHCLPFLASLPSLLPDLSDEQLKSIGIHCENDRAAIRLAVENYMEEVKFHEFKTPVTPSAPPDEACTSSNYQEHNAIQSINTAECVICLDLQCEVIFLPCGHLCCCSGCANMVSSGCPMCRSVIECKVHVVKP
- the LOC116424341 gene encoding DNA polymerase epsilon subunit 3-like isoform X8 gives rise to the protein MAERLEDLNLPNAVVTRIIKEALPEGVTIAKDARTAVAKASSIFILYLTSSANIIAKKGNRKTISGQDVIQAMNDIEFDQFIDPLQESLENFRKAQKEKKDATSKKKQQKKDEDDVIEEEDGGREVMVF
- the LOC116424344 gene encoding gamma-soluble NSF attachment protein, whose amino-acid sequence is MSKIEEGNAHIRQAEKSLKTSLLKWRRDFEVAADEYTSAATCFRIAKSYEQCKECLMKSADCYKENRSWFHAAKNIEQAMLICKEMGDISEVPKLAHSACCLYQVHGSPDSGASVLDKAGKIVEATQPQQALELFKRAANIAMAEDSPRQAAEYMSKVARLLVKLQMYDEAADAIRSEIGMHQQIDHAPSVGRLTVALVLVQLARGDQVAAEKAFKEWGNYCEAPEVHTLETLLEAYDNEDADAAKAALSSPFIKHMDVEYAKLARGLPLPQQQYAIPPPGVRANAAESYSSPNATKLLDETANDGQSTSNNVPENTTQKPSEDTVQKDLEQLALSKDAKEEDDEDEEGIC